Below is a genomic region from Astatotilapia calliptera chromosome 2, fAstCal1.2, whole genome shotgun sequence.
GTAAGATTTTTacaggagacagaaaaaaaacctacaaACATTTCTAAGCAATGTTAAACACGGGTCTGATAATCAACGTCAGAATTCCCTGCTATGGTGAGATCTGCAGCTTCCATTTCAACTTTGTTGAATTGCAGTTATGCTCTTGGACTGCTGTATGGGACATGCCTCACTTAGAAAACCCTGCTATGAAGTTTTGTTGCCCTTGCACTTAATGATACACGCAGGAGTGTGACGCATTAATATAGCGGTACAGCCATACTCCTGTGTCCAAAGATCATCCCTAACCTGACCACCATCCACAAGTTAGGACTTCCAAACCATGATTCTATAAAAGACACCAGCCTTTTCACATATTTATAGACTCTTAAACGCCTGACGTCTGCTGCTGAGCTCGGTGAATCAACTAAAATTGGAGAAGAAGTCAGTCAACAAAGCTGACGGTTAATGTATCCACAGTCGTGGTGTATTGTTTTAACTGACAGCATTTTGTCCTGTTGAAATGattgtgtcattttaaatattaaagttaaatGGAGCAGTTGACAGAAATAGCTCTATGGGGGTGGGGACCGTTACAATAGCACGTAATGATTTGTATTGTTAAATTTGATTGCATCACCTGcgttggaagaaaaaaaacgtgAACCTGAGTATGGtgtgaaaaataatttcattcCCCATATTCCTGTAAAAGGCACTGGTTACAGCTATGTTTTGACTTCTAAATTGATGTTCAGAATTATTCAGTAAACATTACGGTGACACCAAAAATGACCAGTAAACCCACCCTAAACTCAATATCAGTGATTTATAACCCCAAATCTCCGCCTGCGGGTGTTGCTCCTGTCACCCTGCCTCCGCCTGTCAAACTTCTCACCTCCCGAGTTCTGATAGACCCACTTCTCGTACTTCACACTGCAAGCCATTCACCAACTCTCACTGGTCTCCTGTGTCCGAAATTTATTTTAGCTCAGTTTTACTAATGCATATTCACTTCACCACTGTCAATTACTTAAAAGGGTACGTGTgtgcaacacgttctcactcccaaagtgTGTAAGGtggtgggtaaaaaaaaaaaaaaaagaaattttctaTGTGCTCCTTGCAACATTCGTTTAAAATGTCACCCAATAAGCCCGGTGTTTTGTCCTGATCTGTAGTCCTGAGAGTTTCGATACTTATGTCGTCATGTAGACACGCCCAGATTGATTGTTTCTATCAGTAAATCCATTAATATCGTTAAAGGTTCTCTATTGGCTTAAGCTGTTCTCTACTATTCTCAACTTTTTGAGAGTAAGTCAGAccgggggtggggtggggaggGGAGCTGTAGGTTTCAGTCACGACCTTAGCTGATATCTAATTAGTGGGGATTATCTACACCTCTCCGCTTTTTGTGCAGGCTGAGTGAATTATTGTTTTAAGGGATTTTGAGTGGCTTAAAGGGGATCTGACAAGTCCGCTGTCCAAGTCGCAAGTAAAAGTATGAAAAGACAGAAACTGGTGGTGATGATTCCTTGATGAGGGACATGATTATGTGGGCTAAAGCCAGAAAGCGAATCAGCGGGATTAAACGTGATCAGCCTGAAAGGATCATCCAATGCTTAAACCTGCATATAACTtacagttttttaatattttatcaaaAGTCAAACTAAACATattatgaaataaaatgacCTTGCAATGCTACATTTTAATTGTCATAGCCCTTACGTGTCTTATGTGTCTTTACTCGTGTAAATCCCAGACTGTTTTCGCACCAAGTTGTTTCCCAGGGAAACATCTATTATCCTATTATCACAACGGTGCCAATTTCGCCGATGTGTGAGGCGGTATTTACATGACTATATACTGTCACTCCTGAAAAGCTGTAAGGCTTTGTAGTACCCAGTGTCCCCATGGGATACTGGTGCCATCTCCCGAATGTTtcaagtgattttatttatattatcttTTAGCTAAGCTATCTTCGATTTGTGTGCACATAAAGATGAACAATAATCACCACAATGAACCCATACAGAGATTACTTTTTGTGTGAATAATGATCTTCTATTagtcaaaaataataattttattcttAAATGTCTCCAAATCCGGGGGATTATTAGAAGATGGTTTTAATTATTCTATACGTAGTGCTCATATGGATTCACATATactgacacacatacatatactttAAATCCATGCatatactttgtttttataattagCATCAGAGCCTGGGAACAACAGGTGAATTCGTGTGCGTTGCTTCTTTGAAGTGCACTTATGCACCGACAATTCCTATTTGTCCATGGGAAGCCCCAGCCAATGTCGTTGACGCATTTCACAGTAAAATGTTACTTGCTGGACAAATCTGTCTGTCAAAGGGGGCACGACCATATAAATATCATGAGCGCCGAGTAGGGCGACAAACTTCAGTCGCCTCCTTCTTTTCTTGGCGCTCACATCTGGAATACGTCACACTAGCCTCTGCTTGGAATACACACGCTATGCAACCACTGAATTTCTCTGCAGTCTTGGTTCTGTTCCTGTGTTGTCTTTTTCAGCTGTCATCTGCTTGGtatgtcctttttttctctcgtaAAGAAAGTTTTAAATGCTATAGTTTCTATGGGTTTGCAATTGGTAAAATAACTTACAGGTTTAACATAGctatcttttttcccctctacaGGACCATGAATAATTTCTTGATGACTGGACCTAAGGTAATACCATTTAAGATTTTAAGAATGAGTGTTGCGTAAAAGCTGTTCCTTCCAGCCAAATTCTATGTAATTAGCACTAACATTAATATTCataacttcctttcctttctcaTCCAAGGCCTATCTGACCTATGCCAGCAGCGTGCGAGTGGGCGCACAGAGTGGGATACAAGAGTGTAAACGCCAATTCGCTTTGGAGAAGTGGAACTGTCCAGAGAACACGCTTTCTTTGTCCCCACACAACGGCATGCGGAGTGGTAAGAACTCTTTTTGAATCAAATCTATGGCAACTAAAATTAGTGAGGTCGTGCGCTTTTTTTGAGAGCAATCTTGAAGCGCCTGTGCGTAAAGTGCTTTTCACGCACAAAACTAGAACTCATCAGTTACGCATTATTCGTGCCAAACTGGATATCCAAGTAAAAAAATCcggatttctttgtttgttatttattttagccACAAGGGAAACTTCTTTCGTCCATGCCATCAGCGCTGCCGGAGTGATGTACACGCTCACCAAGAACTGTACGGCTGGGGACTTTGACAACTGCGGCTGCGATGACTCCAAAATTGGACAGCCGGGTAAACATGTATTCCATGAGCATTCTATCCGCGGTTACAGTAAGCGATTTCTAAATTGGCTTGTATTCCTACAGCGAAATAACGTCATGTGCTATTTTGTCTCAGGCGGTGTAGGGTGGATTTGGGGAGGATGCAGTGACAATGTTGCTTTTGGGGAGAAGATCTCCAAACAGTTTGTGGACGCGCTGGAAGATGGGCATGACTCGCGCGCAGCGGTCAACTTGCATAACAACAAGGCAGGCAGACTGGTAAGATTTGATCTTAATATTATTGacggtttttttttatgtcaataGTGTTCTGACACAGCGTAATAAATGAAAAACGAGATCGTTGTTTTTATTTggctttctgtttattttttggtaAAACGTTTGTGCTCTCGACAGGCAATCAAAGCAACCATGAGGAAAGCCTGCAAATGTCACGGAGTATCTGGAAGCTGCACCATCCAAACCTGCTGGATGCAGATGGCCGATTTCAGAGAAGTGGGCAACTACTTGAAGATGAAGTACAAACATGCAAAGGAACTGGAAATGGACAAGAAAGCGGCGAGAGCAGGGAACAGCGCGGACAACCGAGACGCAGTCACGCACACTTTTTTGAGCGTCGCTACAAGGGAACTCATTTACCTGGAGAGTTCTCCAAATTACTGCGTCAAGAACCAGACCCTCGGACTCCACGGTACAGAGGGACGGGAGTGCTTTAAGGAGGACAAGAACATGTCCGAGTGGGAGAAAAATAGCTGCCGCAGATTGTGCAATGAATGCGGCCTAAAAGTGGTGAAGAAGCGCACAGAGGTTTTCACCAGCTGCAACTGCAAATTTCACTGGTGTTGCACAGTTAAGTGTGAAAAATGCAAGCGAGTTGTAGCCAAATACTTTTGCGCGCACAAAAGTgggaggaaaaagaacaaaaaaggcaGGAACAGTGCGCATCAACAATGACTGGGATCTCTTGCAAAATTTGAACTCTTCACATTATTCGATAAATATGATTTTCATCATATTAACCAGTTTTATATTTACGAACTACATGAGAAATTATTCTGCATCACATGaatgttatttaaattttttagcTAAAGTCCTTTAAAGCACCTTTCCCCCCTTTAGTTTTGAATGGAGTGTGTATAGGTCAAATTTTGTCTTGTGGACCAAAATCTCCAAGCATTGGAGCAACAGTAGCAGTGTTGGGAACTTGGGAGTTCCGAGGATGTTTGTTCGCTGTTTATCACGTGTGACTACTGAAAttggtttaatatttaaaagtctacctaataattatttaaaataataaatatttttatacaatACACGTAACTGCCTCCCAGTTTGTCGGTGGTAAAATTCTGAGTCTTTTAGTCTTATATGCGGGTGCCTTGGTGTCATACAGTCTTTGGTAGGTAAATAAATTACTTCCTAATGCCAACCTTTGAAGTGCGAATAGGCGTCTCCTGAACCAGTCACCCAATCAGCTTTCTCGGGTCtcaagacaaagaagaagacttATTTGGTCCTCAGTCAAGTAAAGGACAAAGCTGCAGCACACGGGGTCAAAATACCTACATCTCTATAAGCAGGATAACGACAACGGGATAGGTGAAGATGGCGCAATCAAttttttggctgctgtttgtttcGTGTAGAATCAATCCTGGATACGCTTGGTAAGACATGTATACACTAGTTGCATGCATGCTTTAAAATAAGTGAACAGAAGACAGAATTATatgacttttattattattattattattatcattattattattgttctcaGGGTCGCAAGCAATTTTCTGATGACGGGGTCAAaggtatatatacatatatatttgatTGCTTTTATTGtggcaacatttttttccacatttcaaatgtaataaaaacaaaataaaggacaGACTGTCACTGCCTCTTCTGCAGGACTATCTCACCTACGCAAAGAGCGTGCAGGTGGGCACACAGACTGGCGTCCAGGAGTGCAAACGCCAGTTTGCCTGGGATAGATGGAACTGCCCCGACAGCGCAACCCAGCTTAAAGGACTGAAACGAGGTAGTTATTGTTTTTCTATTGAGCCTCAAGTTTTATTCGGCATTTCCAACCAAATGATTGGTTTTCCCAGATTTTCCTGGCAAAAAGTAATTTCCAGTGTTTCTATGCTTTTTATGTGTTAATTAAAGCAAttaaatcaattaaaatatctttacagaactattgttaGACTTGTTGCAATCTCTGCTACGCCCCTGGCCAGACCTGCCTTTAAAATACTCTTTTACCCGTGCTTGAATATGCACACGCACACCCATGGATGTGGAtctatttttcatgtttttgatgcTGATTTAGTTGGTGACCTTTGGACATGTTGACCTTTATaccactttatttttctttgtaccTTTGTAGTGTGGCCTTGATTATCACAGagttataataaaaacaatgcaaCATTCTACACGTTATTAGTCAATGCTGGTTATGTATTCTCCTATAAGAGGCTGTGGCAGTAGACCTTGTATGTTTCCTCTCATTCAGCCACCAGAGAAACGGCTTTCGTTCATGCTATCAGTTCAGCAGGGGTCATGTACACTCTGACCAGGAACTGCAGTCTTGGCGAACTCGAAAACTGTGGCTGCGATGGTTCAAAGAACGGGAAGCTTGGTGAGTCAACGTACGAGTTACAGCGCCATTTGTCAACATGCAAGTTCTTAATTAATGATCTTTAAGTATTCAAAACTGTGTCGTGCAGGCGGTCGCGGATGGTTGTGGGGTGGCTGCAGTGCTAACGTGGAGTTTGGAGAGAGGATTTCCAAAGAGTACGTGGATGCGGAAGAGACGGGTCAGGACTCTAGGGCTGCTGTCAACCTCCACAACAACGCGGCTGGCCGATTGGTGAGTTGTTTTCAAACGACACGCACTTCTTTACTAACCCTTCATCACTCAGCGCTAAGGCATCAGCAGCCGTTAACAGAACCTTGTTTCCAACAGGCCGTGAAAGACACAATGACGCGTATCTGCAGATGCCACGGAATGTCTGAGAGCTGCAGTGTCAAAACCTGCTGGACACAGCTGTCCGATTTCAGAGCCGTGGGCAATTACTTGAGGATCAAGTACATTCACGCTGAAAAGCTGGACATCGACCAAAAGCGCATGAACGCCGGTAACAGCGCGGATATCCAAGGTGCCATCATGGACGCGCTCGGCAGCATCGCACAGTCAGAGCTCATCTACCTACAGGACTCTCCAGACTACTGCAGGAAGAACGCCAGCTTGGGGGCGCACGGCACGGAGGGCAGGGAGTGTCTGCTGCACGGACAGGGCTTGACGCAAGGGGAAAGAAGGAGCTGCCGCAGGCTGTGTCACGAATGCGGCCTGGGAGTGGAAGAAAAGCGCACGGAGGTGATGAGTAGCTGTAACTGCAAATTCCACTGGTGCTGTAAGGTGCACTGCGAGGACTGCGCCCACGTTACAGTCAAACACGTGTGCGGCAGGAAGGACGGTGGGGATGGAAAACGAAGAGATCGTGGACCCAAATGAAAACGACTGCGTTTATGGATTTGTCTGTTTGCACTTTCCCCCCTCTTTCGTGTATGATATCCTAGTGTCTATTTATTAAGAAtgctgtaattaaaataaaaatgtaaaaaaaaaaaaccttctaaaTATTTGTATCTacaatttcagtttttctctaGAAGAGGGCCACCACAGTTTCTGACACCGCGCACGCACATAATAAGAATCAACTGCATGCATTTTAAAAGGGGGATTACAGGGATAACATCGTGCAGCTTACGCTACACCGAGGTGTCGATCCAGCGTTTATCCGCCACCACTTTGATGTCAATGTGGATTGATTTTTATTCAAAGAGCAAAGAGCCTTTGAAAGACAAATTAGGGAAGCGCTTCCACCATTCAAGTTACAGTGTTTGGTTGGTAATCGGCGACACCATTGCCCACGCTAGTCTTTGTCACATTCCAAATGGAATGCAAATGTGTCTCAACACATTAAAGCTAAAGCCTGGTGTTTATTCGCTGTTACATGAATCTTGTATATGCAATCAGACACTTATATAAAAGCATGACtcacttttttcccctgaaAAGCAAGATGATTTCTAATCTTATCATCTGCAAGTAATTAGGTATTAGTATTAGATCTATCTCTGCTGGCATGTCAGTTTTTCTCTCCTGTACCCCCTGTATCTCCAAAACCTTGCCTCTCAGCTGGATGTGTCATAAATCTGCCACTGATTCCACTAAATGACTGATGGCATGGATATTACCTTCTTCAGGGGGCCCATGGCTGGAGGGGAAGGCGTAGGGGGAGGGAATGTTAACAGTTATGGGTCTGGTGACAGGTCTGTTTCACTTATCTTTACAGAACAGTTACTGTTGcaccaataaaaacacagagataAGTGAGAAATTCTGACATGAATTATCAGACTATCTGGTGTCTCTACATCATAAAGCCCCGAGACCTGGGGCAAAACAGCGAATGCATTccactttttcagttttcaaccATGTTTGCAATGTGAAATTAGGCATGTCATATTAAatctaaacacaaacactgtggcAAATAGTTACACAACTCTACAAATAAACAGACTACTGTTAGCGTATGTACTGTTTGGGGACAAAATTGGGTTCTAACACAACCAAGGATCAAAGAAGCATAACATCAAGTTAAATTCCTGGCTGCAGAAGCAAACAAATAACACTCTCACCGACCTGAAACGCTCCCTCCCACACTTCCCATTTGTCTGTTTCCCCTCTAGGGATGTCCCGTATTTCCCATGCTGTCCTGCTGTGCGTTAATGAAGGTTTTGCCCCACTGGAGGCCCTCACGCTTTATCTCTACTCTCCAGTGAATACATTACTGGTGCCATATTGTTCCCATATGATGCTCAGCTGTGCTTGGATTTACTCTACAAGTGAGATGCCCCTGAGCAGACCCtgcatttgacatttttttcacccactaaactgcatttatttatctttcaggagttttatgattttagcatttcaaacattttagACTCAGTAaaggaatattttttttaaggaagaaCTTACATTGACccatcactttttattatttataccaCATTTGGTGGCAGTTACATGTCACAGGGGTATGTTTCCAATTcaggataaaagaagaaaacagaggtAGGGGGTTCTGCCACAAGGACCCCCCAGGGGAACTTGTGTATTCTCCCAGAGTGGCTCAGGGGGGTCAGAGCGTGATTGATCACCCCTTCTCATTGCTGCCCTCCTCTATCACCAGGGTGTGAGATACCAAGAGGTCTCACACAAGCTGCAGGTGGGAAAAAAGACCGAACACAACCAACAATAAGACTAAAAGGTAGAATGGtaataaaagtgtgtgtgtgtgtgtgtgtatatatatatatatatatatatatatatatatatatatatatatatatatatatatatatatatagactatatatatatatagtctgcTGTCTGCTGTCCATTAAAAATTGACAATCAACTTTGAGCAGACTTAACCATGTGTTAGAAATGAAATCAACAGCCTCTGTGTTTACAGATCGACCATTTGCAGTGCATG
It encodes:
- the LOC113034377 gene encoding protein Wnt-8a-like yields the protein MLLAGQICLSKGARPYKYHERRVGRQTSVASFFSWRSHLEYVTLASAWNTHAMQPLNFSAVLVLFLCCLFQLSSAWYVLFFSRKESFKCYSFYGFAIGKITYRFNIAIFFPLYRTMNNFLMTGPKAYLTYASSVRVGAQSGIQECKRQFALEKWNCPENTLSLSPHNGMRSATRETSFVHAISAAGVMYTLTKNCTAGDFDNCGCDDSKIGQPGGVGWIWGGCSDNVAFGEKISKQFVDALEDGHDSRAAVNLHNNKAGRLAIKATMRKACKCHGVSGSCTIQTCWMQMADFREVGNYLKMKYKHAKELEMDKKAARAGNSADNRDAVTHTFLSVATRELIYLESSPNYCVKNQTLGLHGTEGRECFKEDKNMSEWEKNSCRRLCNECGLKVVKKRTEVFTSCNCKFHWCCTVKCEKCKRVVAKYFCAHKSGRKKNKKGRNSAHQQ
- the LOC113034382 gene encoding protein Wnt-8-like; translated protein: MTFIIIIIIIIIIIVLRVASNFLMTGSKDYLTYAKSVQVGTQTGVQECKRQFAWDRWNCPDSATQLKGLKRATRETAFVHAISSAGVMYTLTRNCSLGELENCGCDGSKNGKLGGRGWLWGGCSANVEFGERISKEYVDAEETGQDSRAAVNLHNNAAGRLAVKDTMTRICRCHGMSESCSVKTCWTQLSDFRAVGNYLRIKYIHAEKLDIDQKRMNAGNSADIQGAIMDALGSIAQSELIYLQDSPDYCRKNASLGAHGTEGRECLLHGQGLTQGERRSCRRLCHECGLGVEEKRTEVMSSCNCKFHWCCKVHCEDCAHVTVKHVCGRKDGGDGKRRDRGPK